AGAAGAGCATTCTGGCCCTGGGGGCCCTTGTGGAAGAACGCGTCCAGATGGCCCTCAAGGCCATTGATACCAATGATTCGGATCTGGCGGACAAAATCATTAAAACCGATTATGAAATCGATGAAATGGAAGTAGAAATTGAGGAAGAATGCCTCAAAGTGCTGGCCCTGCATCAGCCGGTGGCCATTGATTTGCGATTTATAGTTGCCGTCATTAAGATCAATGCCGAACTGGAGCGCATCGGCGACCAGGCTGTTAATATTGCCGAGCGTGTCGGCGTTACCGCCAAAAGCGAGCAGTTGGATTTTTACTTTGACTACGCCACTATGGGAGAAAAAGCGCAGGCCATGCTGAAAATGAGCCTGGATGCGCTGATTAACCTGGATTATGATCTGGCCTTTAAGGTTGTAAAGCTGGATGATGAGGTTGATAGAATCAAAAGTGAGGCCTACGACAAAATTAAAAAAGAGATTGGCGAAAATCCCGACAAAATCGGGTACCTGATCAATCTATTTCTAATATCCCGCCATCTGGAGCGCCTGGCGGACCATACCACCAATATTGCCGAACAGGTCGTTTACCTGATTGAAGGTGACATCATCCGCCACGCACCCTACCCCCAGGACTAAATCTAACGCCAATTTCATATTCAAAAATAAAGTCAAAGAGGGGGTCAAATCTTGAATTGTTAATTGCTGGGTTATCCATTCTAAAGCATTTATGAATAGTTTTTAG
This region of Desulfobacterales bacterium genomic DNA includes:
- the phoU gene encoding phosphate signaling complex protein PhoU, whose protein sequence is MEKRIRKQFTKELENVKKSILALGALVEERVQMALKAIDTNDSDLADKIIKTDYEIDEMEVEIEEECLKVLALHQPVAIDLRFIVAVIKINAELERIGDQAVNIAERVGVTAKSEQLDFYFDYATMGEKAQAMLKMSLDALINLDYDLAFKVVKLDDEVDRIKSEAYDKIKKEIGENPDKIGYLINLFLISRHLERLADHTTNIAEQVVYLIEGDIIRHAPYPQD